The Streptomyces cyaneogriseus subsp. noncyanogenus region CCCCGCCGACGTCAGGATCATGTGCTGGCTGTGGACGCCGGGCGGGCCCTGGCGGGAGGGTGTCGAGGCCGGTCTCGACATGTCCGTCAGCGGCATGTGGGCCCTGGCGGAGGTCACCGAGGCCGCCCGGCTCGCGGGCCGCCCCGCGCGGGTGCAGCTCAAGGCCGACACCGGCCTGGGCCGGGGCGGCTGCCAGCCCGGCGAGGACTGGGCCGAACTCGTCGGTGAGGCCCTGCGGGCCGAGCGCGAGGGGCTGCTGCGGATCACCGGCCTGTGGTCCCACTTCGCCTGCGCCGACGAGCCCGGGCACCCCTCCATCGCCGCCCAGCTCACCCGCTTCCGGGAGATGGTGGCGTACGCCGAGGGGCAGGGCGTGCGCCCCGAGGTGCGGCACATCGCCAACTCGCCGGCCACGCTCACCCTGCCCGAGTCCCACTTCGACCTCGTACGGCCGGGCATCGCCATGTACGGCATCTCGCCCAGCCCCGAGATCGGCACCTCCGCCGACCTCGGACTGCGCCCGGTGATGACGCTGACCGCCTCGGTCGCCCTGGTCAAGCAGGTGCCCGGCGGCCACGGCGTCAGCTACGGCCACCGCTACACCACGCCCGGCCGCACCACCCTCGGCCTGATCCCCCTGGGGTACGCCGACGGCATCCCGCGGCACGCCTCCTCCACCGGGCCCGTGCTGGTCGACGGCAAGTGGCGTACGGTCGCCGGCCGGATCGCGATGGACCAGTTCGTCGTGGACCTCGGCGGTGACGAGCCCGAACCGGGGGCGGAGGCCGTCCTGTTCGGGCCCGGCGACCGCGGTGAGCCCACCGCCGAGGACTGGGCCCAGGCCGCGGGCACCATCGCGTACGAGATCGTCACCCGGATCGGGCCGCGCGTCCCCCGCGTCCACCTGAACGACGCGCCCGGCGGCGACCTCCCGGTGAACGAGCGGCGAGCCGGGTAACCGACAAGGACGGCACGGCACTTCGGCACCACCCACGCACCACACCCCCACCCGGCGAACGAGCCGAACACCAGTCCGGCGAAGAGGAGCGGCACGTGAGCGAGAGCAGCGCGGAGGCCGTCGCGGACGTCGCCGTGGCGGCCGTCGCCTCCGCCACGGAAGCGGCCGCCGGGGGCTGGCGCCGCGCCACCGGCATCGCCGGCGTCGCGATAGGCGTCGTCGCGGCGGGCGCGGCGGCCGGCGTCGCCCTGGAGCGGCTCACCGTCGGCCGGGGCATACGCCGCAAGGCCCGGCTCGCCCTGGACGCGGCCGGACCGTACGGCGCGCTGCGCGGCACGCCCGGCAAGGCGTACGCCGAGGACGGCACCGAGCTGTACTACGAGGTCGACGAGGTCGAGCCCGAGGGCGGCCCGGCGTCGCGCCGCCGCCGTCTCTTCGGCCGCAAGGCGCCCGCCGCCGTCACCGTCGTCTTCTGCCACGGCTACTGCCTCAGCCAGGACTCCTGGCACTTCCAGCGGGCGGCGCTGCGCGGCCTGGTGCGCACTGTCCACTGGGACCAGCGCAGCCACGGCCGCTCCGGGCGGGGCGTGGCGCAGGTTCGCGACGGCGCGCCGGTCACCATCGACGAGCTGGGCGGCGATCTGCGGGCCGTCCTGGACGCGGCCGTGCCCGAGGGGCCGATCGTGCTGGTGGGGCACTCCATGGGCGGCATGACGGTGATGGCGCTGGCCGACCGCTTCCCCGAGCTGATCCGCGAGCGGGTCGTCGCCGTGGCCCTGGTCGGCACCTCCTCCGGGCGGCTCGGCGAGGTCAACTTCGGGCTGCCGGTCGCCGGGGTCAACGCGGTGCGGCGGGTGCTGCCCGGGGTGCTGAAGGCGCTCGGGCAGCGGGCGGAGCTGGTGGAGAAGGGACGCCGGGCGACCGCGGACCTGTTCGCCGGGATCATCAAGCGGTACTCGTTCGCGTCCCGGGACGTCGATCCGGCCGTCGCCCGGTTCGCCGAGCGGATGATCGAGTCCACGCCGATCGACGTCGTCGCCGAGTACTACCCGGCCTTCGACGACCACGACAAGACGGAGGCGCTCGCCCACTTCGCGGGGCTGCCGGTGCTCGTACTGGCCGGGATCCAGGACATGGTCACGCCCAGCGAGCACAGCGAGGCGATCGCCGGCCTGCTGCCGGACGCCGAACTGGTGCTGGTGCCGGACGCGGGGCACCTGGTGATGCTGGAGCATCCGGAGGTGGTCACCGACCGCCTCGCCGACCTGCTCGCTCGCGCGGGTGCGGTGCCCGCAGGAGCTACGGTTGAGGGCTATGGAAGCACCAGCAGCACCGCAGGGCCCGGCTGAGCCCCTGCCCGCCGTCGAGATCACCGTCACCTCTCCCGACCAGATGCGGGAACTGGGCCGCAAGCTCGCCAAGCTGCTGCGCGCGGGCGACCTCGTGATGCTCACCGGGGAGCTGGGCGCGGGCAAGACCACGCTCACCCGCGGGCTGGGCGAGGGGCTCGGCGTGCGCGGCGCCGTCACCTCCCCGACCTTCGTGATCGCCCGCGTGCACCCCTCCCTCGGCGACGGACCGCCGCTCGTCCACGTCGACGCCTACCGCCTGTCCGGCGGCCTGGACGAGATGGAGGACCTCGACCTGGACGTGTCGCTGCCCGAGTCCGTGATCGTGGTGGAGTGGGGCGAGGGCAAGGTCGAGGAGCTGACCGACGACCGGCTGCAGATCCTGATCCACCGCGCGGTGGGCGACACCACCGACGAGGTGCGGCACGTGACGCTGACGGGCATCGGGGAGCGCTGGGCCGCGGCCGACCTGGGCGTGCTCGCCGTCTGAGCCGGCCCCTCCGCCGCCCGCCCGGCGGCGGAGGCCCGGTCCGGTTCTGTGCGGTGCCCGCCTCACGACGCAGGCCGGTCCGGTCCGGTCCTGTCCTGTCCTGTCCGGTGTCCGCCTCGCGTGCCGGGGGATCGCACGGGGTCGCCTCGTTCGAGGACGCTCGTCCTGAAACGTTCCGATCATCCGATCATTCCGACAGCCCGTCGGCAAGATGTTGCGTTCGGTGTCCGGCGCGTGGTCACATGGTATCCAGTCCGTAGTTAGGTCTACCTAACTACGTCCGCCCCCGTCCCCCAGGAGGCGTCCATGCCGGCTTCAGGAACCCACGCGCAGCCGCAGCCGCAGTCAGAACCACGACGGCCGAAGACGCCCGCGATCTCCGCGATGTCCGGCGTGCCCGGGGCGGTGTCCATGCGCGATCTGCTGGCGGCCGGCGCCGCCGCGGCCGCCGTCTCCACCCCGCCGCGCCTGCCGGACCTCCCGGCAGCTCCGCCCGGGCGGGCCGGGGAGCACCGCGAGGCCGCCTGAGCCCGCCCGCGGGCCGGGGTCACGGTGCCGGTGACGTCACCGGCGGCGGGCGCCCGGCCCCGGGTCAGCGGATGACGACGATGCGCTGCCCGATCGTCGCGAAGTGCCACATCGCGTAACCGTCCGCGCGGGACTGGCGGATGCCGCCCGTGCGCACCGCCGGGTTGGGCGTGGGCATCGAGCCGTCCACGGCCGCGCTGAAGCCGATGACCACCCCGTCCACACCGGCGAAGCGCACGACGTGCTCCACCGGGATGCCGTCGGAGCCGGTGATCGCCTTCGAGCGGGAGGTGACCGCGTAGCTGCCCGGCGCCGGGTCCACCGAGCTGGGCACGACCTTGAACGTGCGCTGGACCCGGTTGTCCGGGCCGACCAGCCACACCCGGTCGTCGTCCAGCGAGTACACGACCCGTTCGCCCTGCCCGGAGCCGCTCGGCAGCGCGGTGGGGTTCCGCTGGTCGCGGGGCGGCTTGGCGGGGCCCGGAGCGGGGGCGGCGGAGCGCGGCTTGCCCAGACCGGCCGGGACGGTGGCCGACGCCTGGTAGGCGAGGACGCCCACCGTCACGAGGGCCGTCGCGGTGAGCCCGGCGACGATCACGGCGCTGCTGCTTGCCACTGGCGACCACCTCGTCGTCGTACGTCGTGCTTGGTGGCGACGGTAGCAGGATGTGACCGTCCGACCCGGGCGGCCGTGCGCCCGGCGCGGGAGCCGTAGGCTGTTTGCGTGCTCTTGCTCGCTCTGGATACCGCCACTCCCGCCGTGACCGTCGCGCTGCACGACGGTACGGACGTCATCGCCTCGTCGAGCCAGGTCGACGCGCGCCGCCACGGTGAGCTGCTGCTTCCGGCCGTGGACCGGGTGCTCGCCGAGGCCGGCCTGAAGCTCGACGCCGTCACCGGCATCGTCGCCGGCATCGGGCCGGGCCCGTACACCGGCCTGCGCGTCGGCCTGATGACCGCGGAGACCTTCTCCCTCGCGCTCGGCGTGCCCGTGCACGGGGTGTGCACGCTGGACGGCCTCGCCTACGCCGCCGACCTGCCGGGCCCCTTCGTCGTGGCGACCGACGCCCGCCGCAAGGAGGTCTACTGGGCCCGCTACGCCGACTCCCGCACCCGCCTGACCGATCCGGCCGTCGACCGCCCCGCCGACATCGCCGAGCAGGTCCGCGGACTGCCCGCGGTCGGCGCGGGCGCGCTGCTGTACCCGGAGACCTTCCCCCGGGCGCACGAGCCCGAGCACGTCTCGGCCGCCGCCCTGGCCCGGCTGGCCGCGGAGAAGCTCGCGGCCGGCGAGGACCTGCCCGCGCCCCGGCCGCTGTACCTGCGCCGGCCCGACGCCCAGGTCCCCAAGAACTACAAGGTGGTCACGCCGAAGTGACCGGGCAAGTGACCGGGCCGGCGCCCGCCGCGCTGCGCGAGATGCGCTGGTGGGACATCGACCCCGTGCTGGAGCTGGAACGGGAGCTGTTCCCCGAGGACGCCTGGTCGCGCGGGATGTTCTGGTCCGAGC contains the following coding sequences:
- the tsaE gene encoding tRNA (adenosine(37)-N6)-threonylcarbamoyltransferase complex ATPase subunit type 1 TsaE, whose protein sequence is MEAPAAPQGPAEPLPAVEITVTSPDQMRELGRKLAKLLRAGDLVMLTGELGAGKTTLTRGLGEGLGVRGAVTSPTFVIARVHPSLGDGPPLVHVDAYRLSGGLDEMEDLDLDVSLPESVIVVEWGEGKVEELTDDRLQILIHRAVGDTTDEVRHVTLTGIGERWAAADLGVLAV
- the alr gene encoding alanine racemase; amino-acid sequence: MSETAAQRTAPLRARAEIDLAALRANVRALRERARGAAVMAVVKADAYGHGALPCARAAVAAGATWLGTATPQEALALRAADGIPADVRIMCWLWTPGGPWREGVEAGLDMSVSGMWALAEVTEAARLAGRPARVQLKADTGLGRGGCQPGEDWAELVGEALRAEREGLLRITGLWSHFACADEPGHPSIAAQLTRFREMVAYAEGQGVRPEVRHIANSPATLTLPESHFDLVRPGIAMYGISPSPEIGTSADLGLRPVMTLTASVALVKQVPGGHGVSYGHRYTTPGRTTLGLIPLGYADGIPRHASSTGPVLVDGKWRTVAGRIAMDQFVVDLGGDEPEPGAEAVLFGPGDRGEPTAEDWAQAAGTIAYEIVTRIGPRVPRVHLNDAPGGDLPVNERRAG
- a CDS encoding alpha/beta fold hydrolase encodes the protein MSESSAEAVADVAVAAVASATEAAAGGWRRATGIAGVAIGVVAAGAAAGVALERLTVGRGIRRKARLALDAAGPYGALRGTPGKAYAEDGTELYYEVDEVEPEGGPASRRRRLFGRKAPAAVTVVFCHGYCLSQDSWHFQRAALRGLVRTVHWDQRSHGRSGRGVAQVRDGAPVTIDELGGDLRAVLDAAVPEGPIVLVGHSMGGMTVMALADRFPELIRERVVAVALVGTSSGRLGEVNFGLPVAGVNAVRRVLPGVLKALGQRAELVEKGRRATADLFAGIIKRYSFASRDVDPAVARFAERMIESTPIDVVAEYYPAFDDHDKTEALAHFAGLPVLVLAGIQDMVTPSEHSEAIAGLLPDAELVLVPDAGHLVMLEHPEVVTDRLADLLARAGAVPAGATVEGYGSTSSTAGPG
- the tsaB gene encoding tRNA (adenosine(37)-N6)-threonylcarbamoyltransferase complex dimerization subunit type 1 TsaB, which produces MLLLALDTATPAVTVALHDGTDVIASSSQVDARRHGELLLPAVDRVLAEAGLKLDAVTGIVAGIGPGPYTGLRVGLMTAETFSLALGVPVHGVCTLDGLAYAADLPGPFVVATDARRKEVYWARYADSRTRLTDPAVDRPADIAEQVRGLPAVGAGALLYPETFPRAHEPEHVSAAALARLAAEKLAAGEDLPAPRPLYLRRPDAQVPKNYKVVTPK